CACCTGCACGATGCCGGCGAGCCTGCGCATTGCGCTGACCAACCCCGCCAATAACGACCGTGCAACGGCACCTGCCAACTTGTTCGCCAAGGCCAAGCTTACCAATGTGGGCGCAGGGGTGGATGAAGTGGCCATTGCGGTGGACGACCAGTGGCAGACGGCACAGCCGGATACCGAAGCCAATACTTGGTACATCAGCAAGCCGAACCTGAGTGCACGAGTCGCCCCGTACTGGGTGAAGGCACGGGTACGGCAGGGCAATACCACGCTTTATTCGCTTGAGAACGCGTTCTATGTCGATGGTAGTGCGACGACGACGCTGAATTTGGCGACACCGACTGGTAGCTTCACCGCTCCCGCAATCGTCAATCTCAGCGCGACGGTGGGCGGCGATGCGACCGCCGTCACTAAGGTGGAATTCCTGAACGACCAGGGCCAAGTAGTGGCCTCGGGCAAGCAGGCCGGCAATACCTGGAGCGCGAACTGGTATGGCCTGCTGGCGGGTAGCCATACGGTCACGGCGCGTGCTTTGAATATCCAAGGTGCGGCCATTGCGATCACTTCGGCGGCGGGTTTTAGTGTCACCACGGCAACCGGACCAAGTGATGCCACACCAATTGCAGTGGATATCACCCCACCGCATCTCGGCAATCCAGATGCAGGCAGCTTGCCGGGTGAGCTGAGTGTGAGCCCCAGTGGCGCCGCAACCTACAGCATCCCGATTGCGGTACCACCCGGCGTAAATGGCATGCAGCCTGCGCTGAGTCTTAACTACAGCAGTCAGGCTGGCAATGGTGTAGCGGGCCTCGGCTGGAGTCTCGGTGGCTTCTCATCCATTCAGCGTTGCGGCAAGACCATTGCCCAAGACGGTTTGTTCGATGCGGTTCGCTTTGCCAACACGGATCGTCTCTGCATGGACGGCCAGCGTCTTGTCTTGGCAAATCTGGTGCCGAGCGACGTGAACTACTGGGCAGACAATGCGGAATACCGCACCGAGATCGAGACGTTTAGTCGGATTACAGCGCAGCTTACCAACGGTAAACGCAGCTTCAAGGTCGAGACCAAGGGTGGGCAGACGCTGTACTTTGGTGACTCGTCAGACAGCTACGTTGCCGGCCAGGGACGTGCCGACGAGCAAGCCTATGCCTGGGCCTTGCGTAAGAGCGAGGATCTTTCGGGCAACCAGATTCAATACACCTACCAAGTTGATGCCACCACTGGTGAGCATCTACCTAAGACTGTTCGCTGGGGCTCTGCTGCCTTGTTGTTCGCTCGGGCCGACTTCACTTACGAGTCACGCCCTGATCCGGTTAAGACTTACCTGTCAGGTAGCCGCAAAGACCTGCGCAGTCGTTTGACCGCTATCACCATGAAGACGGATACAGGGGTTGATGGCTCTGGTGGTGTGCAGGCACAGAAGTATGTGTTGGGCTACGAGCAAAGTAGTAGCAGTGGCCGTAGCTTGCTGGACTGGATCAAGGTCTGCGATGCACAGAACAATTGTCTGCCCGAGACTCAATTTACTTGGGGGACGGAGCCCACTGGCGGTAGCCAGTTTGAGAGCGCGGGTGCTTGGGCAAACGGCCCGACGTTAGAAGTCTCGGAGAATCAGTTGCAGTGGCAAAAGGTGAGCTACGCCGACTTCAACGGTGATGGCAAGTTTGACTTCCTTGCGCCTGATGGCGTCTATCTGTCTACGGGCGCAGGGTTCAACAAGATTGCCCACGCCTGGAATGCAATCCCGGCAGGGAATTCAATACCCGATGGCCTCCCGGGACGAGTCATCTATGGCAACTTCGATGGCAGCGACCGCGTTAGCTTTCTGGATGTTCGGGTTGTAACGACTCCTACAAAGCAATACTGGGGTCAACTTTGCAAAGTGGCTGCAAACAGCCAGTCGGTCACCTGCGGCAACGAATTTTTGCTCGGTGCCAATGCTGGCCTGCACAAGGCTTTGTCAATTGACACGGATGGTGATGGCAAGGATGAACTTCTGCGTGTGACGCAGGCGGAGGCCGATGAACGCTGTGTTGTATCTGCAAGCGGACTCGGCTGTACTGCGTTTCCTGGCGTTGCTGCGATCTACCATCGCACTACGGTGGATGAAACGATTTGGGATGAGTCTGATCCTTGGAATCTGTATACCGGTCCAAAGTTGCCGATACCGCAGGTGTCTCTCGAGCAAGCAGGCGGGGACTTTGATGGGGATGGCATCACCGATTACCTGTTCGAAGACGGTACGCTTTGCCTGACCAAGATCACGGGAATTACCTGCCAAGACTTCGCGGCGCAACTACCGGGTTGGGCAGAGTTCTTTGATGGCACTGGCCAACGACCGACCTTGGAACGGGACTCCGTAATCGATATCAACGGTGATGGTTACCTTGATTTTGTGGCATCGCTTCGCACCGCAGATGGAAGCAGTACCCAATTCTCAACCTGCTTGGGTACTGGAACGGGGATCAACTGCCAATCAAGCAGCAATCCGCTGTATCAGGCGCGCGCAGTCGACGTGCGAGGCAATGGCCAAGGCCAATGGTTGCGCAAGCAGTCGACGGGCGTAGTCAGCGACGAGCTAACGAACTCAACATGTACGCTGGTTGACGGCAATACGTCGTGCGCTGCCTATCCGGCACCAGCAGGCTGGAGTGGTCCTACCCAGGTCGTATCGGGTGGCAGTAATTTGAACCACGAAATCTACGGTGACTTTGATGGCGATGGCCAAACAGACATTGCTACCTATCGTCACGGCAATACCATCAAGTGGGAAATCTATCGCCCCAAAACCAATTCTGGTACAGACCGCTTGGTGAGCGTGACCAATGGTGTCGGACAGAGCAGCGAGGCGATCTACGCCAAGTCGGGCGACAGTACGACCTACGCGAGCCAGGGCAATAACATCCAAGGCACGGCGATCACGCATGCCTATCCGGCGGTCACGATTTCGGTGGCAGGTACTTTGGTTAAACAGTTGGATCGCGTGGATACGCTGGGTAATCGTCTAGTTACGCAATATCAGTACGGTATTGCTGCATCTGACCAGCTGGGTCGAGGTCATTTGGGTTTTGCGTACACCATCCAGACTGATGTCGCTTCAGGTATCAAGCAGCAGTCGTGGTACTCGCAGACTTGGCCACTGGCGGGCATGGAAGTAGCCGATCAAACCGTGAAGGCCAGCCAAGTCCTGGCCAAGCAGATCAACACGCTGGCAACCAAAACGCTTAGTCAGTCAAACGGGGCTGAAATTGCCTTCCCCTATGTCGACACCAGCCAAGAGACACGTTACGACTTGGACGGTACTGACATGGGTACCACCACGACGACTAGCGTATATGACGCGCGTGCGCGCTTGAGCAGTGTGGTGGTCAACGTCAAGCTGGGCACCGAAGAGCACTCGGCGACGGTAACCAATGCCTTCAAGCCGTCTGCGCTGACCGATGCCCCATGGTTGCAGCAGCTGATGGAGTCGGTCACCACCACTAAAACAAACGCAGCCGGCAGCATCACGCGGGAGGTGGGTTACGAATATGAAATCAATGGCTTGGTGAAGAAAGAAATCATTGAGCCAAACCAACCCGCGCTCAAAGTTACGACCGAGCTCGACCGCAGCAACAACGCGTTCGGCTTGGTTGGCAAGAAGACCCAGACCTGGACGGACCCGGTCACGGGTGCGACCAAGTCGCGTGTTGCCGAAGAGGCGATCTACGAGCCCAAGGGCCGCTTCCCGCAAACCGTCAAAAACGCCCTCGGCCAGGCTGAAACCCGAGGCTATGACGCTGCAACGGGCAAACAGACACGTCTGGTTGGCCCCAACGGTATTGAAACCCAATGGGTGGTGGATGGCTTTGGGCAGGTGAAGAAGGAAATTCGTCACGACGATACGGATTCGGCCAAGTACACCGAGGTGCGCCAGTATCTGAAGCAGTGCGACACCAGCTGCCCAACCGGTGCAACCACTGTCGTCATCGTGGATACCTTCAAGGGCACACAGCGTACATCCGTGCCGAGTCTGGTCTACCGCGATAGCGCCGGTCACGAACTGCGCAAGCAGACCTACGGCTTTGATGGCCGCGCCATAGTGGTCGACACCCGTTATGACAGCCGTGGTCGAGTGTGGGAGGTGTATCAGCCTACCTTTGACGGTACGACCGCCAAGCTAGCGAGCCGTACGAGCTACGACGACCTCAACCGGGTCACGAAGGTCGAAACACCGTCGGATACGGGCGCGCTGGTGGCAACCACCACGGCCTACAACGGCTTGGTCACGACCACGACCAATCCAAAGAACCAGGTCAAGGCCGATACCCGCAATGTCGTGGGTCAGCTGGTCGAGACGAAGGACGCTCTCAATGGCATAACTTCGTTCGGTCGCGACGCCTGGGGCAACCTCACCAAGACTACCGACCCGGCAGGGAACGTGATCGAAGTGGTTTATGACCTGCTGGGCCGCAAGACGGAACTCAAGGACCCGGATCTGGGCCGGATTGAATACAGTGTCGACCCGCTAGGCCGCGTCTACCGCCAGATCAGCCCCAAGGCCCGTGCAGCCGCTGCATTGAAGACGCTGCAGTTGGACAAGGAAAAGGAATACACCCGTACCGAGTACGACGACCTGAACCGGATGACGGCACGGTACGAGCCTAACCTGGAAAGTCACTGGGTCTACGACCACGCCACCAATCCGTCCAACTGCGCCACCACCAAGAGCTGCGGTCAGTTGGTCGAAGCGTACACCGGCACCAGTAGCAACAAGACGTACAGCCGCATCCATAGCTACGACAGCTTGGGCCGTCCGGACACGACCACCACCCAGCTCGATACGGTCTACGTCAGCACGCAGAGCTACGACAGCTGGGGTCGTTCGATCAGCCGTTCGGAACGCCGTGGCACCGATGTCACCAAGACCCGCAAGGTCGAGAACCGCTACAACGGTTATGGCTACCTGAAGCACATCGAACGCAATGGCCTGAAGCTGTGGGAAGCCATCAAGCAGGATGCTGCGAACCGGGTCGAGACTGCGCAGTTGGGCAATGGCCTGATCCAGACGCGCGAGTACAACGAGTACACCGGCCTGCTGAACGAGGGCCTGTACACCAACGCGGCACTTCAGCCGAAGATGCAGGAGAGCTACAACTACGATGTGTTGGGCAATGTCAGCCAGCGTACCCACACCTGGGGTGGAACCAACTCGACCATCGAAGACTTTACCTACGATGGTCTGAACCGTCTTGAGACCAGCACCGTGGCCGGTCAGTCTACGCAGCACTTCGAGTACAACGCCATTGGCAACATGACGCGCAAGACTGGCGTGGGCACGGGGCTGTCGGGGAGTTACAAGTACCCGGCACAAGGCGCCAATGCCATCCGGCCACACGCTGTGAACAGTATCGATGGCGTGGGTAGCTTCAGCTACGACGCCAACGGAAATATGACGAGTGGTGCCGGTCGAAACATCAGCTGGACCAGCTTCGACATGCCGCTGTGCATGACGAAAGGCAGCATCCAAGGTGATGGCAGCTGCGCCAGTGGCGCTAGCGCTTGGAGCCAGTTCGTCTACGGACCGGAGCACCAGCGTCTCAAGCAGCTAAAGCAGGACGGCAGCATTGTCTATGCGGGTGCCATGGAAGTGGAGCTGGATGCAGCCAATGCCGTGAAGCGCATCAAGACCTACTGGCCGCAAGGCTTGGGCGTGGAAATCGAAGAGGGCGGCAATACCCAACTACGCTGGACGCATGTCGACCGCTTGGGTTCGGTGGTGGGCATCAGCGACGAGACCGGCAACTTTGTTGAACAGCTGGGCTTCGATGCCTGGGGCAAGCGCCGTAACCTGAATGGCAACGGCACGCCAGATAGCTTGGATGGTCAGACCGACAACAAGGGCTACACCGGCCACGAGATGCTGGATGCATTGGACTTGGTGCACATGAACGGCCGGGTGTATGACCCCTTGGTGGCGCGGTTCATGAGTGCGGATCCGCTGATTCAGGACCCGGAGCATAGCCAGAGCTACAACCGCTACACCTATGTGTGGAACAACCCGACGAACCTGACAGATCCAACGGGGTTTGTGGCCTCGGACTCTTGGCAGCGCTGGGATCAAAATACCTCCGGACTCATTATTCAAAAACCGGAAGATATGGAGTGCTCGCGATCTGGCTGCCGTTCGCCTGTTGGACCTGATGGGCCAAAGTGGGATGCCGCCGAGACGACAAACGAAGGTGGTGAGCCATCGGGCCTAGAGAAGATTTTGATTAATGGAGTCAAAACTGCACGTGATACTGCTGCTGCGATTGAGAGTGCTACTTCGGGGCCGATTAGTTTTGTAGTTCCAGCTGTATATGGTTTTGGCCTACTGGCATCAGATCAATTAAATGGTGGTGCAGATGCTGCCGAGGATATCCTTGCGGGCAGACTCGGCTATGCGGCTACAGGCATCCTGCTGCGAGCACCTGGTGCAAGAACGGTGCTCAATAAGGTCAGGAGGCTGGCCAAGTCGTGTGACTGTTGCTTCCCCGCGGGGACCCCTGTCTTGACCGCCGATGGTGCCGTTCCGATTGAGGAGGTTACAGAGGGGCAGCTTGTCTATGCGCGCAATGAACATACCGGGCAGACAGCGCTTAAGCCGGTAACTCAGCTCATGACGACGGAGGGGAAACCGTTGTTTGCGCTGGTAACGCAAGGCAAGTTCGGGCGCATCGATCGAATGGAGGTGACGGATAATCATCCGTACTGGGTGCAGGGCAAGGGCTGGGTAGCTGCCGCCAAACTAAAGCCGGGCATGGTGTTGGACAGCTTCGATCAGGGTGCGCTGAGGGTTGTTACACTTAATGCGCTGGATCGAGTGGAGACCACTTATAACTTCACGGTAGCGGACTACCACACCTACTTCGCTGGTAGGCAGCGGGTATTTGTCCACAACAATAATGGTTGTTTCTGTATAAATGGGAAAAAGGGATTCCCAAAAGATTTTCCGACAAAGAATACGAAAGATTGGTCTGGCACTTTCAAGAGCGAGGGGGAGGCGCGTGCGCTCGCTAGAGAAAAGCTTGGGGCCAATCCAGTTGAGGTTGAAGCGAACAAGTGGCGAAGCGCTGACGGCAAGTGGCAGTATCGGGCAAAGCCTGGTGACGTCGGCGATAATCACATCCATCTGGAAGAGTTGAATCCACAGACGGGCGAGGTGCTTCAAAACTTACATTTGCGCTGGCCTGAAGGAGCTGAAAGATGAATTGGCGACTAGAAAATGCCTGTGTTTTGGCTATACGCATTAGTGCCAATGCAGTGGCATCTGTAGTGAAGGTTTCTCTGAGTAATGACATTCTTGAGCGATTCTGCATCGGCCTTTGCCTTCTAAAGGAGGGGCTGATTGACAGCCTTGACCTTGTGGACCATCACGGCAGCGTGTTTCGGTTGCAGCGTTCAGACTCCGCGATATGCGTCCGGTTGGGTGAAGGAAAGACAATCCTAACTTTAAGTGAGATTGAGCTTGAGCGATGGGTACACTTTACTCTTCGAACTGTAAGAGACGGTATTGCCGACGTAGACCACTTTGACGTAGAGGCACCTTTGGCGGGAAGTTCTAGCGAAATTGTTGATGTTGTCATTGCGTTTCCTGCTTCCGTGCCACCTGTTTCACCTAACGAAGTACGCCGTAGGTTGGGTTTGGGATAGCAGTGGGCAGGCTACGATTCTTGTCGTTTTGGGCTCTGTGTAAAGATGGGGTCTTGAGCAAAGATGGGGCCGAGTCTCAATACTGTTCGGCTAGATGCATTTCAGCGGCCGCAGCCGCGGGTGAATCGACTTTGGCCTAAGCATGGCCGCAACGCAATCAAGCGGCTGTCGTCGTTGATAGCGGCGATCGTGCGATGCGTAGGGCGAGTTGCGTCGCTTGACTTGCCTCGGTGTACGCTGGCCCAAGGTGCGGACAGCGCGCAGCTTGGCCGCAACGGCCAGCAGCTCAAGGAACCACCACTTTCTTAGTCTTAGCTGCTTTTAGGGAAAAGGCCCCTGACTGGGGCTGGCTGCGGCGCAGCAACTGAACATCAAAGTCGGGGCCGGGTCTTGAATTTTGCATGTTGTTAGTACGAACAAGGCGGACCACTTTTCTGACTTACTCCTCAGCTCGAATAAAGTGATCTATCCAACTGATTGTTTGCATTTAACGGCGTGTTTCCCAAAAGCGGGCAAGAGAGTAGGCGCAATCTCTGTTTCGTTTTGCCTTGCTGGAGGTCGGCCGATACCTTGTACCAGCTAGCAAGGAATCTCCTCCTTCACCCAAATGGGTGACGCGGAGTGGCGATGACTTTGGTACACTCCGCCCCCTAAATTCCCCGGCGTTTCAATCGCTTGCGCGATGCCGGGTATACCCATAACGAGGGCGTTTCTCGGTAGGTTCAGGTTTTCCTTTGCCTTGCTGGCTCGCCGTTTATTGTGTTGCGAGTCGTGCCCCGCCCGCTGTCCTTTTCTTCGCTTGGCTTCCAGCTGCAACGCTTGCTTCGCCATCATCCGCTGATGGTGGTGGCGTGTACGGTCGCGTGCGCGGCGCTGATGACACTGCTGTTTGGCTGGGTGCAATCCCGAAGTGACGTGCAGCGCCTAGCAGCAGAACTGAGTACTGCGCCCATGGCGGTTGAGCCGGTGGCAGCAAGCGAGACGCACTCATCCTCGTCATCCCCAGTGCTGCCTGTTTTCGATAGCGCGGCACTCGCCAAGACCTTGGGCGAGCAGGCGGCCAAGCTCAAGCTTGACCTTGCCGAGGTCAATTACACGCTCGACGAGACCGCCAGCCTGCCGTATCTACGCTACCGCGTGACGCTGACACTGGACGCCAGCTACCCCACCCTTCGCCGCTACGTGGCCGGCTTGCAGTCGGTGGCGCCCCATGTGTCACTCGACGGGGTGCATTGCAGCCGCGAGGACATTGGCGACAAGCCCCTCTCGTGCGATCTGTCCTTGTCGGCGTTTTACCAGCGAGGCAACCATGGATAAGGCCAGCCAGCGGCGCTGGCTGATCTTGGGCGGCTTGCTGGCCGTAACCGTAGTGGCCATGGTGTATCCGGTCGATCCGCAGACGATTACCGTGAACGTGGCTGACCCGGCCGAGCGTTCCATGCCGGCAACCACCAGTGCCACTTCGCCAGCCGGCGAGTCGGCACCTAGCGCACGCGCACCGGTGATGGCGGCATTAACCGACTTGCCCGAGACCATTCCCGACCCCTTTGCCAACAAAGGCTGGATCGCCCCCCCGCCGGCACCCATCCCGGTTGCCGCGCCCGCACCGGTAGTCGCACCGCCTGCGCCGATTGGGCCACCTCCTTTGCCGTTCAAGTTTCTGGGCCGTTTCAACGACGGCGGCCAGGACGTGGTCTACCTGAGTCGCGGTGAGCAGATGGTGGTGGCCAAAGCTGGCGAGGCGTTGGATACCAGCTACAAGGTGATTGCCCTCACCGCGAACCAGATCGAAATCGAATACCTGCCCACGGGCGACCGACAGTTCCTGAACCTCGGCACGTCCGACAGTTGAGTCTCATGGCCATGATGAATCTACCCCCTTGGACCGCAAGGTCTTGCGCGTTGGCTGTTGTGCTGGCCCTGAGTGGCTGCGCCTCGGTTTACCACCACGGCACCGGCATGGACGAAATGGCCCGCGGCAATTACGCCGAAGCCATCCCGCACCTGCAAAAGGCCGCCGAACTCTCGCCCCAGGATGTTCGCTACAAAACCGATTGGCTGCAAAACCGCGATAAGGCGATCAGCCGCCTGCTGGCCCAAGCCGATGCCAATCTGCATTCCGGTAAAGAGGCGGAGGCTCAGCAGCAATACCAATCCATCCTCAGCTTCGACCCCGACAACGAACGCGCCCGATCCGGCCTCGACAAGCTCGCCCGCCTGCGCCAAGCCAATGACGATGCAGCCCAGGCGCGTGACGCCCTCAAGCGCAACGACCCGACCCTGGCCCTCAAACTCGCCAGCCGCGCCCTCGAAGCCGTGCCCGATCAACTCGAAGCCAAGGCCGTCCGCCGCGAGATTGAAGCGCTGCAATCCAAAGAGCTGCTGACCACGCCGTCGCTGAGCAACCTCTACAAGAAGCCCATCAACCTCGAATTCCGAGACGCAAGCGTGAAGACGGTATTCGAGGCGCTATCGCGTACCACGGGCATCAATTTCATCTTCGACCGTGAAGTGAAGGCCGATCAGCGCACTACCGTATTCCTGCGCCAGACCGCGCTCGAAGACGCGATCGACGTGATCCTCACGACGAACCAGCTCGACAAGAAGATCCTCAACGACACCAGCGTGCTCATCTACCCGAACACGCCGGCCAAGGCCAAGGAATACCAGGAGCTGGTCGTCCGCGCCTTCTACCTAGCCACGGCCGAAGCCAAGCAGACCGCCCAGTTGCTGAAGACGGTACTCCGCATCAAAGACGTGTTCGTGGACGACAAGCTGAACCTGTTGGTGCTGCGCGAACCGCCCGAAACCATCGTCCTCGCGGAGAAACTTGTCGCCCTACACGACCTCGACGAGCCCGAAGTGATGCTCGAAGTCGAAGTGCTGGAAATCAACCGCTCGCGCCTGCTGGACTTGGGCATCAAGCTGACCGACCAGTTCACGGTAGCCCCGCTGACCAGCAGCACGAGTACCGGCACTGGCGGTAGCACGACGTCGACGCTGCCTACTTTCAAACTCAGCGATCTGAAGAACCTCAACTCCGACAAGTTGGGCGTGACGCTACCTACGGCCACGCTCAGCCTGCGCAAGGAAGACGGCGACGCCAACCTGCTCGCCAACCCGCGCATCCGTGTCAAAGATCGCGAAAAGGCCAAGATCCTCATTGGCGACAAGGTCCCCGTGGTGACCACCACCACGACACCGAATGGCTTCCTGTCCGAGAACATCCAGTACCTCGACGTGGGCCTGAAGCTTGAGGTCGAACCCGATGTGCATCTGCGCGACGAGATTGGCCTCAAGGTCTCGCTCGAAGTCAGCTCTGTGGTCAACACCGTCAAAACCAGCAGCGGTTCGCAGGCGTACCAGATCGGTACCCGCAATGCGAGCAGTGTGCTGCGCCTCAAGGATGGCGAGACCCAGGTGCTGGCCGGTCTCATTAGCGACGAAGACCGCTCGGCCGCGAACCGGATTCCGTTGTTGGGTGACTTGCCGCTGCTGGGCCGCCTGTTCTCCAGCCAGAAGGACGACCGTCGCAAGACAGAAATCGTCCTGTCGATCACGCCGCGCCTGATCCGCAATGCCGACCGCAAGGAACCGGCCGCTGAAGCCTTCTGGTCCGGCTCGGAATCGACCCTGCGCACCAAGCCTTTGCAACTGCGCACCCTCCCGAACCCCAATGCGCCTGCCGCTGCACCGAGCGTAGTGCCTTCCCTTAACTCAGTGGCTACGCCCGCGAACCCGGGTGCTACAACTAGCGCGAATCCCGTGCCCGCAACCCAAACTGCCCCGCAAACCGCTGCCCCACCCGCAGCTGACAACGCGCTGCCCCAACAAGCCGCCGAGATGCTGGCCAACACCAGCCCCTTGCGCCTGCGTTGGGATGGCCCGAACCGCAGCAAGGTCGGCGAGACGCTCACTCTGAATCTGGCACTGGACAGTAGCGAACTGCTGCGCGCTGCTCCGCTGCAGCTGGCCTATAACCCGGCTCAGTTTGAAGTGGTGTCGGTGAAGGAGGGCACGTATTTCAGCAAGGATGGGAAGGGCAACTTCAGCCAGATCGTCGACAAGCAAAGCGGCCGGATTTCGGTTGGGCTGTCGAGCAGTGAAGCCACGGGCGTGAAGGGCGATGGCCGTTTAATGACCGTGGAACTCAAAGCCTTGGCGCCGGCTGAAGCCGAAATCAGTCTGCTGCGGATTTCTCCAGTAGGCAGCAGCCAGGCCATTGTTCGCCCGGTGACCCCTATCGTGCACAAGGTCAGCGTCGCACCATGATTGCGTTGGTAGCATCGCCAGCGAACGCATCGCGCCGCGAGACCGGCTTCAGCTTTGTCGAGCTGCTGGCCACGCTCGCCATCGTCGCCTTGCTGGCCTCGATCGCGATTCCCTTGGCGCAAACCACGGTAAAGCGCAGCAAGGAAATGGAGCTGCGCCGGGCTTTGCGCGATGTACGCATGGCGATTGATGCGTACAAGCGTGCCTCGACTGATGGCTTCATTGCCGTCCTGCCCGGTCAGAGCGGCTATCCGCCCAGCCTGACCGACCTGACGGCCGGTGTAGAGAACGCCAAGGTGCCCGGCAAGAAGCTGTACTTCCTGCGCCGCTTGCCGCGCGATCCGTTCTTTGCGGACACGACCGTACCTGCCGCAGACAGCTGGGGTGTACGCAGCTTTGATTCCCCACCGGATAACCCGCGCACCGGTGACGATGTGTTTGACGTGTACTCGACCTCGACGCAACTGGGCCTTAACGGCTTGGCGTACAAGGAGTGGTGAGCATGCGTAAGCGCCTATACACCCACGTCCTGATCCGCGGCTACACGATGATCGAATTGCTGGTCGCGATGGCGATCATCGCCATGCTGCTGTCGATTGCCGCGCCCAAATACTTCGCCAACCTCGACAAGGCCAAGGAAGACGTCTTGCGTGAGGATCTGTACATCCTGCGCGATGCGCTGGACAAGTTCTACGCCGACAAAGGCAAGTACCCAGAAAAGCTCGACGATCTGGTGGAGCAGAAATACCTGCGGGCGATCCCGGTGGACCCGTTTACCGAGAGTAACAAGAGCTGGGTGGTGGTCACGTCCGAGGATGCCAGCTTGGGCGTGGTGCAGGACGTCAAAAGCAGTGCCCCGAACAAGGCACGCAATGGCACCTGGTACAAGGACTGGTAAGCATGCAGCGCGAGCGTGGCTACAGCTATGCCGTGGCACTGTTTGCCTTGGCGATTCTCACGACCCTGAGTTTACGGGCCGTGGAGAACGCCAAGACCGCTGAGTGGCGTGAGCGTGAAGCCGAGTTGCTGTATGTGGGGCAGGCCTATCGCAACGCGATCCAGCAGTACTACGTGCAAACGCCGGGTACGGTGAAGCGTTACCCACCCGATCTGAAAGCTCTGTTGCTGGACGAGCGGGCGACGACAACACGCCGACCCTTGCGGCGGCTGTATCGTGACCCGATCACGGGTACGCCTGATTGGGGGCTGGTGCCCGCACCCGATGGCGGCGTGATGGGCGTGTATTCGCTGTCCACCCGCGCCCCGATCAAGGTGGCAGATTTCCCCGAGGTGCTGGTCAGTTTTACCGGCGCCAAGCGGTATATGGATTGGCAGTTTGTGTATCAACCCAGTTGAGATGCTTAACAACAAGGAAAGCACTATGTATCAAGCAAACAAGACCCAACAGCGCGGCTTCACGCTGCTGGAACTACTGGTGGTCCTGCTGATCATCGGCCTCCTGGCCGGCTTCGTCGGCCCCAAGTACTTCGGGCAGATCGGTCGCTCGGAACAGAAGGTCGCCAAGGC
The nucleotide sequence above comes from Chitinimonas sp. BJYL2. Encoded proteins:
- a CDS encoding cohesin domain-containing protein, with translation MMNLPPWTARSCALAVVLALSGCASVYHHGTGMDEMARGNYAEAIPHLQKAAELSPQDVRYKTDWLQNRDKAISRLLAQADANLHSGKEAEAQQQYQSILSFDPDNERARSGLDKLARLRQANDDAAQARDALKRNDPTLALKLASRALEAVPDQLEAKAVRREIEALQSKELLTTPSLSNLYKKPINLEFRDASVKTVFEALSRTTGINFIFDREVKADQRTTVFLRQTALEDAIDVILTTNQLDKKILNDTSVLIYPNTPAKAKEYQELVVRAFYLATAEAKQTAQLLKTVLRIKDVFVDDKLNLLVLREPPETIVLAEKLVALHDLDEPEVMLEVEVLEINRSRLLDLGIKLTDQFTVAPLTSSTSTGTGGSTTSTLPTFKLSDLKNLNSDKLGVTLPTATLSLRKEDGDANLLANPRIRVKDREKAKILIGDKVPVVTTTTTPNGFLSENIQYLDVGLKLEVEPDVHLRDEIGLKVSLEVSSVVNTVKTSSGSQAYQIGTRNASSVLRLKDGETQVLAGLISDEDRSAANRIPLLGDLPLLGRLFSSQKDDRRKTEIVLSITPRLIRNADRKEPAAEAFWSGSESTLRTKPLQLRTLPNPNAPAAAPSVVPSLNSVATPANPGATTSANPVPATQTAPQTAAPPAADNALPQQAAEMLANTSPLRLRWDGPNRSKVGETLTLNLALDSSELLRAAPLQLAYNPAQFEVVSVKEGTYFSKDGKGNFSQIVDKQSGRISVGLSSSEATGVKGDGRLMTVELKALAPAEAEISLLRISPVGSSQAIVRPVTPIVHKVSVAP
- a CDS encoding type II secretion system protein is translated as MIALVASPANASRRETGFSFVELLATLAIVALLASIAIPLAQTTVKRSKEMELRRALRDVRMAIDAYKRASTDGFIAVLPGQSGYPPSLTDLTAGVENAKVPGKKLYFLRRLPRDPFFADTTVPAADSWGVRSFDSPPDNPRTGDDVFDVYSTSTQLGLNGLAYKEW
- a CDS encoding type II secretion system protein — protein: MRKRLYTHVLIRGYTMIELLVAMAIIAMLLSIAAPKYFANLDKAKEDVLREDLYILRDALDKFYADKGKYPEKLDDLVEQKYLRAIPVDPFTESNKSWVVVTSEDASLGVVQDVKSSAPNKARNGTWYKDW
- a CDS encoding type II secretion system protein — protein: MQRERGYSYAVALFALAILTTLSLRAVENAKTAEWREREAELLYVGQAYRNAIQQYYVQTPGTVKRYPPDLKALLLDERATTTRRPLRRLYRDPITGTPDWGLVPAPDGGVMGVYSLSTRAPIKVADFPEVLVSFTGAKRYMDWQFVYQPS